The following coding sequences are from one Syngnathus acus chromosome 12, fSynAcu1.2, whole genome shotgun sequence window:
- the thbs4b gene encoding thrombospondin-4-B, protein MQQQHQQQQVGPLSPASIRHLRAQSWTRDADNMGRWSAAIVASQLLLQLCTYVTSQALVYDLLTSPDCLPDLLQGGLVEQGVNEAFILASFKLQPKTGTTVFGLYNPRDNSKYFEFTVMGKLNKGVLRYLRTDKRTSSVTFNNLVLADGNVHKLLFHLRGLQQPGGPIGVEVHLDCKLVETVRDLPAAFQGLPAGYGMVELKTMLNKDQEGLHELKLVVGDTFENVASLQDCHFQQRDSVQTLGVNTKQLSNQMMELTKVINELKDNLIQQVKETSFLTNTISECQACGLGGTEMVKPRCGPGVCFRDGTCRETADGVECGPCPDGYTGDGFNCDDVDECQFNPCFPGVKCVNTAPGFRCDACPLGYTGLPVEGVGALFAQTNKQVCDDIDECKGPNNGGCAANSICQNSEGSYHCGSCKTGFTGDQVKGCKPEISCGNSLTNPCDVNAQCVTERDGSISCLCGIGWSGNGYLCGKDTDIDGYPDEKLKCKDPSCKKDNCLFVPNSGQEDADRDGQGDACDDDADGDGIPNEQDNCWLKPNVDQRNSDKDTHGDACDNCRLVENPDQRDTDNDGKGDACDDDMDGDGLKNFLDNCQLIKNRDQLDRDGDGVGDACDSCPDIPNPNQSDVDNDLVGDSCDTNQDSDGDGHQDTKDNCPFVINSSQLDTDKDGIGDECDDDDDNDGIPDLIPPGPDNCRLVPNPEQTDANNDGVGDICENDFDQDKIVDHIDNCPENAEVTLTDFRAFQTVVLDPEGDAQIDPNWVVLNQGMEIVQTMNSDPGLAVGYTAFSGVDFEGTFHVNTVTDDDYAGFIFGYQDSSSFYVVMWKQTEQTYWQATPFRAVAEPGIQLKAVKSQSGPGEHLRNSLWHTGDTHDQVRLLWKDPRNVGWKDKVSYRWYLQHRPQVGYIRARFYEGSELVADSGVTIDTTMRGGRLGVFCFSQENIIWSNLRYRCNDTIPEDFQEFSTQHGVDSL, encoded by the exons TGGGACCCCTCTCACCAGCTTCCATCAGACACTTGCGAGCACAAAGTTGGACGCGGGACGCCGATAACATGGGGCGGTGGAGCGCTGCGATCGTGGCCTCGCAGCTTCTGCTGCAACTTTGCACGTACGTGACAAGCCAGGCTTTAG TGTACGATCTGCTCACTTCGCCCGACTGCCTGCCCGACCTGCTGCAGGGGGGCCTGGTGGAGCAGGGTGTCAACGAAGCCTTCATCCTGGCCTCCTTCAAACTGCAGCCCAAGACGGGCACTACCGTCTTTGGCTTGTACAACCCGCGGGACAATAGCAAGTATTTTGAGTTCACCGTGATGGGCAAACTCAACAAAG GCGTGTTGCGCTACCTGCGCACCGATAAGAGGACGAGCTCGGTGACCTTCAACAATCTGGTGCTGGCCGACGGCAACGTCCACAAACTGTTGTTCCACCTGAGGGGTCTTCAGCAGCCGGGCGGTCCGATTGGGGTGGAGGTGCATCTGGACTGCAAGCTGGTTGAGACGGTGCGGGATCTCCCCGCCGCTTTCCAGGGGTTGCCGGCCGGCTACGGCATGGTGGAGCTGAAGACTATGCTCAACAAAGATCAA GAAGGCTTACACGAGCTCAAGCTGGTGGTCGGCGACACCTTTGAGAATGTTGCGTCTTTGCAAGACTGCCATTTCCAGCAAAGAGACTCTGTGCAAACTCTGG GCGTCAACACCAAGCAGCTCTCCAATCAGATGATGGAGTTGACCAAGGTGATCAACGAGCTGAAAGACAATCTCATCCAGCAG GTGAAAGAGACGTCCTTCCTCACCAACACCATCTCTGAGTGTCAGGCTTGCG GTCTGGGCGGAACCGAAATGGTGAAACCCAGGTGCGGCCCGGGTGTGTGTTTCCGCGACGGCACGTGCCGGGAAACGGCGGACGGCGTGGAGTGCGGACCTTGTCCCGACGGCTACACGGGAGACGGCTTCAACTGCGACGACGTGGACGAG TGCCAGTTCAACCCTTGCTTCCCGGGAGTCAAGTGTGTGAACACAGCGCCGGGCTTCCGTTGCGACGCCTGCCCGCTGGGCTACACCGGCCTGCCTGTAGAGGGCGTAGGAGCGCTGTTCGCCCAGACCAACAAACAG gTGTGTGACGACATCGACGAATGCAAAGGACCAAACAACGGCGGCTGCGCGGCCAATTCCATCTGTCAAAACTCGGAG GGCTCGTACCACTGCGGCAGCTGCAAGACGGGTTTCACGGGCGACCAGGTGAAAGGCTGCAAGCCCGAGATCAGCTGCGGCAACAGCCTGACCAACCCTTGTGACGTCAACGCGCAGTGCGTGACCGAAAGGGACGGATCCATCTCCTGCCTG TGTGGAATCGGCTGGTCCGGAAACGGATACCTGTGCGGCAAAGACACTGACATTGACGGATATCCCGACGAGAAGCTCAAGTGTAAGGACCCCAGCTGTAAGAAG GACAACTGCCTCTTTGTTCCAAACTCGGGCCAAGAGGACGCCGATCGAGACGGGCAGGGAGACGCCTGCGACGACGACGCAGACGGCGACGGCATTCCCAACGAGCAA GACAACTGCTGGTTGAAGCCCAACGTGGACCAGAGGAACAGCGACAAGGACACGCACGGCGACGCGTGCGACAACTGCCGTCTGGTGGAGAATCCGGACCAGAGGGACACGGACAACGACGGCAAAGGCGATGCCTGCGATGACGATATGGACGGAGACG GCCTGAAGAACTTCCTGGACAATTGCCAGCTCATCAAGAACCGAGATCAGCTGGACCGCGATGGTGACGGTGTGGGAGACGCGTGCGACAGCTGCCCTGACATCCCTAACCCCAACCAG TCTGATGTTGACAATGACCTTGTGGGCGACTCGTGTGACACAAACCAGGACAG CGATGGTGACGGCCACCAGGACACCAAGGACAACTGCCCCTTCGTGATCAACAGCTCGCAACTGGACACCGACAAAGACGGCATCGGCGACGAGtgcgacgatgacgacgacaaCGACGGCATCCCGGACCTCATCCCGCCCGGACCGGACAACTGCAGGCTGGTTCCCAACCCCGAGCAAACCGATGCCAACA ATGACGGCGTGGGTGACATCTGCGAGAACGACTTTGACCAGGACAAAATTGTGGACCACATCGACAACTGCCCCGAAAACGCAGAGGTGACTCTGACCGACTTCAGGGCCTTCCAGACGGTGGTGCTGGACCCCGAAGGCGACGCTCAGATTGACCCCAACTGGGTGGTTCTCAACCAG GGAATGGAAATCGTTCAGACCATGAATAGCGATCCGGGTCTGGCTGTGG GTTACACGGCCTTCAGCGGCGTGGACTTTGAGGGGACGTTCCACGTCAACACGGTGACGGACGACGACTACGCCGGATTCATCTTCGGCTACCAGGACTCGTCGTCTTTCTACGTGGTCATGTGGAAGCAGACGGAGCAGACGTACTGGCAGGCCACGCCCTTCCGAGCCGTGGCCGAACCCGGCATACAGCTCAAG GCCGTGAAATCCCAATCTGGTCCCGGAGAGCATCTGAGGAACTCCCTGTGGCACACCGGAGACACCCACGACCAGGTACGCCTCCTGTGGAAGGACCCCCGCAACGTGGGCTGGAAGGACAAAGTGTCCTACCGCTGGTACCTGCAGCACCGCCCGCAGGTTGGATACATCAG GGCCCGCTTCTACGAGGGGTCCGAGCTGGTGGCTGACTCGGGCGTGACCATCGACACCACTATGAGGGGGGGCCGACTCGGCGTCTTCTGCTTCTCACAAGAAAACATCATCTGGTCCAACCTGAGATATCGCTGCAATG ATACCATCCCTGAGGACTTCCAAGAGTTCAGCACTCAGCACGGCGTTGACTCCCTCTAA